A stretch of Pseudoliparis swirei isolate HS2019 ecotype Mariana Trench chromosome 14, NWPU_hadal_v1, whole genome shotgun sequence DNA encodes these proteins:
- the LOC130204413 gene encoding claudin-34-like encodes MPSPAHAVHAQLGAMWLGCVGWALTAVALGLVQWRVWLVSDREAISSGVAWVGLWRACFYSHTHVTPGLLVMHCESMGLTEAFTPPEVAAGQVLMLVSLLAGIGGNAAAVYALRNAFFGMGRGSPIRSAFVAAGVLCLLAGAASLAPLLWNLSSVATNQTVKFPPRFKMPPAPDSQHMGWGIFVGLVGTVLMVVSGVVFCTYRSPKRSRHLDSALSGGAGGEDNLAFESQDHL; translated from the coding sequence ATGCCCTCCCCGGCTCACGCCGTCCATGCCCAGCTCGGGGCCATGTGGCTGGGCTGCGTGGGCTGGGCGCTGACGGCGGTGGCTCTGGGGCTGGTGCAGTGGAGGGTGTGGCTGGTGTCCGACAGGGAGGCCATCAGCTCGGGGGTGGCGTGGGTGGGCCTCTGGCGGGCCTGCTTCTACAGCCACACCCACGTGACCCCCGGCCTCCTGGTCATGCACTGTGAGTCCATGGGCCTGACGGAGGCCTTCACGCCGCCGGAGGTGGCGGCGGGGCAGGTCCTCATGCTCGTGTCTCTGCTGGCGGGAATCGGTGGGAACGCCGCCGCCGTCTACGCCTTGAGGAACGCGTTCTTCGGGATGGGGAGGGGCTCCCCGATCCGCTCGGCCTTCGTCGCCGCCGGCGTTCTGTGTCTGCTGGCCGGCGCGGCGTCGCTCGCGCCTCTCCTGTGGAATCTGAGCTCGGTGGCGACCAATCAGACCGTCAAGTTCCCCCCCCGGTTCAAGATGCCCCCGGCTCCGGATTCTCAGCACATGGGGTGGGGCATCTTCGTGGGGCTGGTGGGGACGGTCCTCATGGTCGTCTCCGGGGTCGTTTTCTGTACCTACAGGTCACCGAAGAGGTCACGGCACCTGGACTCTGCCCTCTcagggggggccgggggggaggACAACCTGGCGTTTGAGTCTCAGGATCACCTGTGA
- the sumo1 gene encoding small ubiquitin-related modifier 1 → MSDTETKPSSQDGGDKKDGEYIKLKVIGQDSSEIHFKVKMTTHLKKLKESYSQRQGVPASTLRFLFEGQRIADNQTPKELGMEDEDVIEVYQEQTGGLRQD, encoded by the exons ATGTCAGATACG gaGACAAAACCATCCAGCCAAGATGGGGGGGATAAGAAGGACGGAGAGTACATCAAGTTAAAAGTGATTGGTCAG GACAGCAGCGAAATCCACTTTAAGGTTAAAATGACGACACATctgaagaagctgaaggagTCCTACAGCCAGAGACAG GGTGTTCCAGCAAGCACGCTACGGTTTCTGTTTGAAGGACAGAGAATCGCAGACAACCAAACTCCGAAAGAG CTGGGGATGGAGGACGAGGACGTCATCGAGGTCTATCAAGAACAGACTGGTGGACTTCGGCAGGATTAA